A portion of the Leptospira broomii serovar Hurstbridge str. 5399 genome contains these proteins:
- a CDS encoding flagellin N-terminal helical domain-containing protein, with protein MIINHNLAAINSHRVLKFQNNEVAKNMEALSSGMRINRAGDDASGLAVSEKMRTQVKGLRQAERNTEDGMSLIQTTEGYLQETNDIIQRVRVLAIQSSNGIYGAEDRQMIQVEVSQLIDEIDRIASQAEFNKMALLQGDFARGSRSASMWFHIGPNQHQRERVYIATMTAKALNLIKADGTLLTLSTAEQSNDAIGFLDDALLKINKQRANLGAYFNRLEHASKGLMVAYENIQASESRIRDTDMAEETVAFTKNQILVQSGTAMLAQANVRPQSVLQLLR; from the coding sequence ATGATCATTAACCACAACTTAGCCGCGATAAACTCCCACCGCGTCCTGAAATTCCAGAACAACGAAGTGGCAAAAAATATGGAAGCATTGTCTTCCGGTATGCGGATCAACCGTGCCGGTGACGACGCTTCCGGACTTGCCGTTTCCGAGAAAATGAGAACTCAGGTCAAAGGGCTTCGCCAAGCGGAGAGAAACACCGAGGATGGAATGTCCTTGATCCAAACCACGGAAGGATATCTGCAGGAAACCAATGATATCATTCAACGAGTTCGGGTTCTTGCCATTCAATCTTCCAACGGAATCTATGGCGCTGAAGATCGCCAAATGATCCAAGTAGAAGTTTCTCAGCTCATCGACGAAATCGATCGGATTGCCTCCCAAGCAGAGTTCAACAAAATGGCGCTACTCCAAGGGGATTTTGCCCGCGGATCTAGAAGCGCTTCGATGTGGTTCCACATCGGTCCGAACCAGCACCAAAGGGAGAGAGTCTATATCGCTACGATGACTGCGAAAGCCCTGAATCTGATCAAAGCCGATGGTACGTTACTCACTCTTTCCACTGCGGAACAGTCTAACGACGCTATCGGATTCTTGGATGACGCTCTGTTGAAAATCAACAAGCAAAGAGCGAATCTTGGAGCATACTTCAACCGACTCGAGCACGCTTCGAAAGGTTTGATGGTTGCTTACGAGAACATCCAGGCTTCAGAGTCGCGAATCAGAGACACAGACATGGCGGAAGAAACCGTTGCGTTTACCAAAAACCAAATTTTGGTTCAATCTGGTACTGCAATGTTAGCTCAAGCCAACGTCAGACCCCAGTCCGTCCTTCAATTACTTAGGTAA
- the fliG gene encoding flagellar motor switch protein FliG, which translates to MTEKESISRSQKVRKAALLLLSLDKEAAAKALSQLEENLIEEIVQEMAKIRTVSKTEKEEALLDFQDSIKELSGESRGGIDTARELLYKSIGKEKSETILGKLDRKDTEEDFSFLNDAEPQTLAQLLLPENPQTIAVTLAFLNPKKAAETLKFLPKELQSKVALKLANTTKTHPDAIRQIARVLKKKYEHRDKSEFSEAGGTEALASILNHMDKSLEETILKDLEEHSPELASQVREKLYTFEDVLLLNSKEMRLVINRLGDDEVIATALRGSGDEIRSHFFEAMSKNRANDILENMELRGKVTLKEITDARNRILTLLRDLEEIGEIILKKDTEDLI; encoded by the coding sequence TTGACGGAGAAAGAATCCATTTCCAGATCGCAAAAAGTACGCAAAGCAGCGCTGCTATTGCTTTCTCTGGATAAGGAAGCGGCAGCTAAAGCGCTGTCTCAACTGGAAGAAAACCTAATCGAAGAAATCGTCCAGGAAATGGCTAAAATAAGAACCGTTTCCAAGACGGAAAAAGAGGAAGCCTTACTTGATTTTCAAGATTCGATAAAAGAATTGTCGGGCGAATCCAGAGGCGGTATCGACACCGCGAGGGAATTGCTATACAAATCCATCGGGAAAGAAAAGTCGGAGACTATCCTCGGAAAACTAGATAGAAAAGATACCGAAGAGGATTTTTCTTTTTTAAACGATGCCGAGCCCCAAACCCTGGCGCAACTACTTCTTCCCGAGAATCCGCAAACCATAGCGGTCACTTTGGCTTTTTTAAATCCGAAGAAAGCTGCCGAAACTTTAAAGTTCCTTCCAAAGGAATTGCAATCAAAAGTCGCACTTAAATTAGCTAATACTACCAAAACGCATCCGGACGCAATCCGACAAATCGCTCGCGTATTAAAGAAAAAATACGAACACAGAGATAAATCCGAATTTAGCGAAGCAGGCGGTACTGAAGCTTTAGCTAGCATCCTAAATCATATGGATAAATCCTTGGAAGAAACCATACTCAAGGATTTGGAAGAACATTCCCCGGAACTCGCTTCGCAAGTTCGGGAAAAGCTTTACACTTTCGAAGATGTGCTTTTGTTGAATTCGAAAGAAATGCGGCTTGTGATCAATCGGCTCGGGGACGACGAAGTGATCGCCACCGCATTGCGCGGTTCCGGCGACGAAATTCGATCCCACTTTTTCGAGGCAATGTCTAAGAATCGGGCCAATGATATTTTAGAAAATATGGAATTGCGTGGAAAAGTAACGCTAAAAGAAATTACCGATGCAAGAAATAGAATTCTAACTCTCTTACGGGATCTGGAAGAAATCGGGGAAATCATACTCAAAAAAGATACTGAAGATTTAATCTAA
- the lysS gene encoding lysine--tRNA ligase, with product MSQQEVKETNELIQQRIQKVNDLKTKGIDPYPVRYFPDSISSQLIEDYSKNPTGPEARFKLGGRLHSKRVMGKASFAHLKDKGGVIQLYATRDDLGEESYSLFKSLDLGDLIGVEGYLFQTQKGETTLHLTSVILLAKCIRPLPVVKEKDGVIYDAFSDVEQRYRMRYVDLIVNDHVRDTFVVRSKIVSEIRAFLTGEGFLEVETPMMQPIAGGAAARPFSTHHNALDMQLFLRIAPELYLKRLIVGGLDRVFELNRNFRNEGISTKHNPEFTMMEAYMAFGDMGKMLDLTERLITHVTQKICGSLKIPYGKDQVDLSPPWRRVKYVDIIKEYSGLDFSQIKTLEEAKEKASAIKVDVSKCHSIWKVADEVFSEKAEPNLIQPVFVTDYPKELSPLAKSHPDNPDFVERFEPYIVGREIGNAFSELNDPFDQKERFEEQVKQREAGDDEAFMMDEDYIRALEYGMPPTGGLGIGIDRLVMLLTNSHSIRDTILFPLMRPE from the coding sequence ATGTCCCAGCAAGAAGTTAAGGAAACCAACGAACTCATACAACAGAGGATTCAAAAAGTAAACGATCTAAAGACCAAGGGAATAGATCCTTATCCTGTACGTTATTTTCCGGATTCTATATCTTCTCAACTGATCGAGGATTATTCCAAGAATCCGACGGGTCCGGAAGCCAGATTTAAGCTCGGCGGCCGATTGCATTCAAAACGAGTAATGGGAAAAGCCAGCTTTGCTCATTTGAAGGACAAAGGCGGTGTGATACAGCTCTACGCTACTCGAGATGATTTAGGCGAGGAAAGTTATTCTCTTTTTAAAAGTTTGGATCTAGGCGATTTGATCGGAGTGGAAGGCTATCTATTTCAGACTCAAAAAGGAGAAACCACTCTACACCTAACTTCCGTTATCCTGCTAGCTAAATGCATCCGTCCTTTGCCCGTAGTGAAAGAAAAAGACGGTGTCATCTACGACGCTTTTTCAGATGTAGAACAAAGATACAGAATGCGTTATGTGGATTTGATCGTTAACGATCACGTTCGGGACACCTTTGTGGTTCGAAGCAAAATCGTCTCCGAGATTCGGGCATTTTTAACCGGGGAAGGATTTCTTGAAGTCGAAACTCCGATGATGCAACCCATCGCGGGAGGCGCTGCTGCTCGCCCCTTCTCTACCCATCATAACGCATTGGACATGCAGTTGTTTTTAAGAATCGCTCCGGAACTGTATTTAAAACGTCTGATCGTCGGAGGATTAGATCGAGTTTTTGAATTGAATCGAAATTTTAGAAACGAAGGTATTTCAACTAAGCATAATCCGGAATTCACCATGATGGAAGCTTATATGGCGTTCGGGGATATGGGAAAAATGTTGGATCTTACCGAAAGATTGATCACTCATGTAACGCAAAAGATCTGCGGATCCTTAAAAATTCCGTACGGCAAAGACCAGGTGGATTTATCCCCTCCGTGGCGGAGAGTTAAGTACGTGGACATTATTAAAGAATATTCGGGTCTTGATTTTTCACAAATCAAGACATTGGAAGAAGCCAAGGAAAAAGCCTCTGCAATTAAGGTTGATGTTTCTAAATGCCATTCTATCTGGAAAGTCGCAGACGAGGTTTTTTCCGAAAAAGCGGAACCGAATTTAATTCAACCTGTGTTCGTGACCGACTACCCTAAAGAACTGTCTCCGTTGGCAAAATCCCACCCTGATAATCCCGATTTCGTCGAACGCTTCGAGCCTTACATTGTCGGTCGCGAAATAGGTAACGCTTTCTCCGAATTGAACGATCCTTTCGATCAGAAAGAACGTTTTGAGGAGCAGGTTAAACAACGGGAAGCCGGCGACGACGAAGCCTTTATGATGGACGAAGATTATATAAGAGCGCTGGAATACGGTATGCCGCCTACTGGTGGGCTCGGAATCGGAATCGATCGCCTAGTAATGTTACTTACAAATTCGCACTCGATACGGGATACGATCCTATTTCCCTTGATGCGACCCGAATAA
- the serA gene encoding phosphoglycerate dehydrogenase, with protein MISYPKEKINVLLLENVHKDAFDLFQKDGFNVRLLPQALSEDELMKEIENIHVLGIRSKTNVTAPVLAKAKRLMTIGCFCIGTNQVNLAEAERKGIPVFNAPYSNTRSVAELVIAEIVMLARRVPDHIRNTHAGVWNKISKNCFEVRGKTLGIVGYGHIGSQVSVLAEAMGLKVVYYDVQTVLPLGNATPIQSYEELLQISDFVTFHVPETPETMNLYGKKQIAVTKKGAYIINLSRGKVIDLEALAESIKTGQIAGAGVDVFPEEPESNNDPFITPIQNLQNVILTPHIGGSTEEAQKNIGSEVASKLLKFMNNGSTSFAVNFPQLELTPIPAGMYRILNVHKNQPGFLKDINALVSEVGANISSQLLGTSAEIGYLSMVINMSVGDELKEKIEKHPGSIRTRILY; from the coding sequence ATGATTTCCTATCCAAAAGAAAAGATCAATGTCCTCCTCTTGGAAAACGTACACAAGGACGCCTTCGACCTCTTTCAAAAAGACGGTTTTAATGTCCGATTGCTGCCGCAAGCGTTAAGCGAAGACGAACTCATGAAGGAAATCGAGAACATTCATGTTCTCGGAATACGTAGCAAGACGAACGTTACTGCTCCGGTGTTGGCAAAAGCTAAGCGTTTGATGACTATCGGCTGTTTTTGTATCGGAACGAATCAAGTAAACCTAGCAGAGGCGGAGCGGAAAGGAATCCCGGTATTTAATGCACCCTATTCCAATACTAGATCCGTTGCGGAATTGGTCATTGCAGAAATCGTGATGTTAGCAAGAAGAGTCCCCGATCATATTCGCAATACACATGCGGGAGTCTGGAATAAAATCTCTAAAAATTGCTTCGAAGTCAGAGGCAAAACGTTAGGAATTGTAGGTTACGGTCATATCGGAAGTCAGGTCTCCGTGTTAGCCGAAGCCATGGGATTAAAAGTGGTTTATTACGATGTGCAGACCGTTTTACCGTTGGGAAACGCCACTCCGATTCAATCCTACGAAGAGCTCCTACAAATTTCGGATTTCGTCACGTTCCACGTTCCCGAAACCCCGGAGACCATGAACCTTTACGGGAAAAAACAAATTGCGGTTACGAAAAAAGGGGCCTATATCATAAATCTTTCTAGAGGAAAAGTCATAGACCTTGAAGCTCTTGCAGAATCGATCAAGACGGGGCAAATAGCTGGCGCAGGCGTGGACGTATTTCCGGAAGAACCCGAATCCAATAACGATCCGTTCATCACTCCGATACAAAATCTTCAAAACGTAATATTAACCCCACATATCGGGGGCTCTACGGAAGAAGCTCAGAAAAATATCGGATCCGAAGTCGCTAGCAAATTGTTAAAATTCATGAACAATGGTTCGACTTCCTTCGCGGTGAACTTCCCTCAATTGGAATTAACGCCGATCCCAGCCGGAATGTATAGAATCTTGAATGTTCATAAGAACCAGCCTGGTTTCCTGAAAGATATCAACGCGTTAGTTTCGGAAGTTGGAGCGAATATCAGTTCTCAACTTTTAGGCACAAGTGCTGAAATCGGTTACTTATCGATGGTAATTAATATGAGCGTGGGTGACGAGTTAAAGGAAAAGATAGAGAAGCATCCTGGATCGATTCGCACTAGAATTTTGTATTAA
- a CDS encoding alpha/beta fold hydrolase — protein sequence MLKRIVKFTAGTLAILFFVIAVYVSMTWASDKPVSELQSKWAPTPSVFIEVMGMQAHVRDEGPREDRNPIVLIHGTASSLHTWDGWVRELKSSRRVIRFDLPGFGLTGPSPDNRYSLDLYSKFVISLLHKLEVKRSVIVGNSLGGSIAWYTALLHPIRFEKLILVDSSGYNYQSTSVPLAFRIAKIPILRNIANNVLPRSIVASSVKNTYGNPSKVTEEQIDRYYDLALREGNRKALTERFKQMPMGEMENRIHELNIPTLILWGNLDRLIPPSNAERFHKDIAKSKLVIFNELGHIPQEEDPLNTVKAVKEFIR from the coding sequence ATGTTAAAGCGAATCGTAAAATTTACAGCGGGGACCCTTGCGATCCTTTTCTTCGTCATTGCCGTTTACGTATCGATGACCTGGGCATCCGATAAACCCGTTAGCGAGTTGCAATCAAAATGGGCGCCGACTCCGTCGGTCTTTATAGAAGTTATGGGAATGCAAGCCCACGTCCGAGACGAGGGACCTCGCGAAGACCGTAATCCGATTGTACTGATCCACGGCACCGCCTCGTCTCTTCACACCTGGGACGGCTGGGTCCGAGAACTCAAATCCTCACGTCGAGTCATCCGATTCGACCTGCCCGGCTTTGGATTGACAGGTCCATCGCCGGACAATCGGTATTCTCTCGATCTATATTCTAAATTTGTAATTTCTCTTTTGCATAAACTGGAAGTAAAGCGGTCCGTTATTGTGGGCAATTCCTTAGGCGGAAGCATTGCTTGGTATACAGCCCTTCTTCATCCTATCCGTTTTGAAAAATTGATTTTAGTGGATTCCTCCGGATACAACTATCAATCGACTTCCGTCCCATTAGCGTTCCGCATTGCGAAAATACCTATACTACGGAATATTGCCAATAATGTCCTACCACGAAGTATAGTTGCATCTAGCGTAAAGAATACTTATGGAAATCCTTCCAAAGTGACTGAAGAGCAAATTGACCGGTACTATGATCTCGCGTTGCGCGAAGGGAACCGGAAGGCCCTAACTGAACGTTTTAAACAGATGCCAATGGGAGAAATGGAAAACCGAATTCACGAGTTGAATATCCCTACACTCATATTATGGGGAAATCTGGATCGATTGATTCCTCCTTCGAACGCAGAGCGCTTTCATAAGGACATCGCAAAAAGCAAACTGGTTATCTTTAACGAGTTGGGCCATATTCCCCAGGAAGAAGACCCTCTGAATACCGTAAAAGCAGTGAAAGAATTTATCCGGTAA
- the pdhA gene encoding pyruvate dehydrogenase (acetyl-transferring) E1 component subunit alpha: MSQPKTKKDTQDLHELYHQMLLIRRFEEAAAKAYSMGKIGGFCHLYIGQEAVGVGAIAALEQKDYIVSTYRDHGHALSRGLDPKSLMAELFGKRTGIANGNGGSMHFFDKSKNFMGGHGIVGGHISLAAGIAYASKYRQDGAVTLCFFGEGAANIGSFHEGMNLAAIWKLPLVMICENNHYAMGTPEYRALSVKDVSVRAAAYDIARDHIEGDEVRKVRDHVQVAINRARRGEGPTLMEISTYRFRGHSMSDPAKYRTKEELEKYKQGDPLIKAEKELLQCGWTQEELDKLSDSINNTVEEAVLFGEKSEEPPLGWLYKHVYAENV, translated from the coding sequence ATGAGCCAACCCAAAACTAAAAAAGACACCCAGGATCTCCATGAACTCTACCACCAAATGCTTTTGATTCGCCGCTTTGAAGAGGCAGCCGCTAAAGCCTATAGTATGGGCAAGATCGGCGGTTTTTGCCACTTGTATATCGGACAAGAAGCGGTAGGAGTCGGGGCAATTGCAGCTCTAGAACAAAAAGATTATATTGTTTCCACTTATAGAGATCATGGCCATGCGCTCTCGAGAGGCTTGGATCCTAAATCCTTAATGGCCGAATTATTCGGCAAAAGAACCGGAATTGCTAATGGAAACGGTGGATCCATGCATTTCTTCGATAAATCTAAAAACTTTATGGGCGGCCACGGTATTGTAGGCGGGCATATCTCTCTAGCGGCGGGCATCGCATACGCTTCGAAATACCGTCAAGACGGTGCGGTTACTTTGTGCTTCTTCGGGGAAGGAGCTGCGAATATCGGCTCTTTCCATGAAGGCATGAACCTAGCGGCGATCTGGAAGCTCCCACTTGTCATGATCTGTGAAAATAATCATTATGCGATGGGGACTCCCGAATACCGGGCCCTGTCGGTCAAAGACGTTTCTGTAAGGGCCGCTGCCTACGATATCGCCCGCGATCATATCGAAGGAGACGAGGTTCGAAAGGTACGTGATCACGTTCAAGTTGCAATCAACCGAGCAAGACGCGGAGAAGGACCGACTCTAATGGAGATTTCTACATATCGTTTTCGAGGGCATTCCATGTCGGACCCGGCCAAGTATCGCACGAAAGAAGAATTGGAAAAATATAAACAAGGCGATCCTTTGATCAAAGCCGAGAAAGAATTGCTCCAGTGCGGCTGGACTCAAGAAGAGCTGGATAAACTTAGCGATTCGATTAATAATACGGTCGAAGAGGCGGTGCTTTTTGGGGAAAAAAGCGAGGAGCCTCCGCTCGGTTGGCTGTACAAGCACGTTTACGCGGAGAACGTTTAA
- a CDS encoding pyruvate dehydrogenase complex dihydrolipoamide acetyltransferase, giving the protein MAKIAEMTQLSPTMTEGVLVKWLKKKGEAVAPGEAIAEVETDKAVMEMEAFDSGVLLEIIANEGARLPVGSPVAIIGKAGEEIGSLLEEAKARTPVGVASAPPTTELTPEQPKPPAAVPSPAQALPSPMEIESEIETPKPVQPSRGLTMAAQEGRIKASPLAKQIAKESGLDLSRINGTGPGGRIIKRDVEANQAIQPSGSSFAGPIPPEEKQPISGMRKTIATRLVHSKTHQPHFYLDIELNAEPLINLRESLNADLKAAGEDVKLSLNDFIIKASALALVKVPAVNSSWREDHILRHGRVDVGVAVSIEGGLITPYIRNADRRSVLEIGGNVKELASRARERKLKPEEYSDGTFTVSNLGMFGINRFAAVINEPEAAILAVGNAVAKPVIKSGAIVPGVTLSVCLSCDHRVVDGAVGAHWLEVFRDLLEHPLRLLV; this is encoded by the coding sequence ATGGCCAAAATAGCTGAAATGACGCAACTCAGCCCCACCATGACGGAAGGCGTTCTCGTAAAATGGCTCAAAAAGAAAGGCGAAGCAGTCGCACCCGGCGAGGCAATTGCTGAGGTCGAAACGGATAAAGCGGTCATGGAAATGGAAGCTTTTGATTCGGGAGTTCTCTTGGAAATTATCGCCAACGAGGGAGCGAGATTGCCCGTAGGATCACCGGTGGCAATCATCGGCAAGGCTGGGGAAGAGATCGGTTCGCTATTGGAGGAAGCAAAGGCTCGGACACCTGTAGGGGTCGCCTCGGCCCCGCCGACTACAGAATTGACTCCTGAACAACCTAAACCACCGGCCGCGGTTCCGTCTCCCGCTCAAGCTTTGCCTTCCCCTATGGAAATAGAATCTGAAATCGAAACCCCGAAACCGGTACAACCGTCTCGCGGTTTAACGATGGCGGCCCAGGAAGGACGAATCAAAGCCTCTCCCCTTGCCAAACAGATTGCAAAAGAATCCGGCCTAGATCTAAGCAGAATAAATGGAACCGGTCCCGGCGGCAGAATCATAAAAAGAGACGTTGAGGCAAACCAAGCCATTCAACCGTCGGGATCATCGTTCGCAGGACCAATCCCCCCTGAAGAAAAACAACCGATATCGGGAATGCGTAAAACGATCGCGACACGTTTGGTGCATTCCAAAACCCATCAACCGCATTTTTATCTGGATATCGAATTAAATGCCGAACCACTAATAAACCTAAGAGAAAGCCTGAATGCAGACTTGAAGGCCGCCGGCGAGGACGTCAAACTAAGCCTAAACGACTTTATTATTAAAGCCTCCGCTTTAGCTCTAGTAAAGGTTCCGGCAGTGAACTCTTCTTGGCGGGAAGATCATATACTTCGCCACGGTAGAGTCGATGTAGGCGTAGCAGTATCGATCGAGGGAGGCCTAATTACTCCTTATATTAGGAATGCCGATCGACGCTCGGTGCTCGAAATTGGCGGAAACGTAAAAGAACTTGCGTCCCGCGCCAGAGAACGAAAACTAAAACCCGAAGAGTATTCGGACGGGACCTTTACCGTTTCAAATTTAGGGATGTTCGGGATTAACCGTTTTGCAGCAGTAATCAACGAGCCTGAAGCCGCCATCTTAGCGGTCGGGAATGCGGTAGCGAAACCGGTCATCAAATCCGGAGCGATAGTACCGGGAGTAACACTTTCAGTTTGCCTTTCCTGCGATCACCGGGTCGTAGATGGAGCGGTCGGCGCTCACTGGTTGGAAGTCTTCCGTGATTTATTGGAGCATCCGTTACGCCTTCTTGTCTGA
- a CDS encoding pyruvate dehydrogenase complex E1 component subunit beta — protein MPILTYREALNRAMSEEMEKDPNIFLMGEEVGHYEGAYKVSQGMLAKFGERRVIDTPISENGFAGVGIGAAMVGLRPIIEFMTWNFSLVAIDQIINSAAKMNYMSAGQFPIPIVFRGAGGAGGRLAAQHSQSFESWYAHIPGLKVVAPYTPSDAYGLLKTSILDNNPIIFIESEVLYGSKGEVPDGEFSIPLGKADIKREGTQVTIISWSRALMYVLPAAEKLAREGISVEVLDLRSIRPLDEEAILKSVRKTNKALVVEEGWNVAGFGAQIAYLIQKDAFDYLDAPVERITQEDVPMPYAANLEKASLPSEDKIISKVREMIK, from the coding sequence ATGCCTATCTTAACTTATAGAGAAGCTCTTAATCGAGCTATGAGCGAGGAAATGGAAAAGGATCCGAATATTTTCCTAATGGGAGAGGAAGTCGGCCATTACGAAGGCGCCTATAAAGTTTCGCAAGGGATGCTCGCCAAGTTCGGAGAGAGACGAGTAATCGATACTCCGATTTCCGAAAATGGATTCGCCGGAGTCGGCATAGGAGCCGCAATGGTCGGCCTAAGGCCGATTATAGAATTTATGACATGGAACTTTTCGTTAGTCGCAATCGATCAAATCATCAACTCGGCCGCGAAAATGAATTATATGAGTGCAGGTCAGTTTCCGATTCCGATAGTCTTTCGAGGTGCGGGAGGTGCGGGAGGTCGACTTGCGGCCCAACATTCTCAATCCTTCGAAAGTTGGTACGCGCATATTCCGGGACTCAAAGTTGTCGCCCCCTACACTCCCTCCGATGCATACGGCCTACTCAAAACATCCATCCTGGACAATAATCCGATTATTTTTATAGAAAGTGAAGTCTTGTACGGCAGCAAAGGAGAAGTCCCGGACGGAGAATTTTCAATTCCGTTGGGAAAGGCGGATATAAAGCGAGAAGGCACGCAAGTGACCATTATCAGCTGGTCTAGAGCTCTGATGTACGTACTCCCGGCGGCGGAAAAATTAGCGAGAGAAGGCATTTCCGTTGAAGTTCTGGATCTACGAAGCATTCGCCCCTTAGATGAGGAAGCGATACTCAAGTCCGTACGTAAAACGAATAAAGCGCTCGTCGTGGAGGAAGGCTGGAACGTCGCCGGATTCGGAGCACAAATCGCTTATCTAATACAGAAGGACGCCTTCGATTATTTGGATGCCCCGGTCGAAAGAATTACTCAGGAGGATGTGCCGATGCCCTACGCCGCAAACCTAGAAAAAGCATCCCTTCCCAGTGAAGACAAGATCATATCCAAAGTCAGAGAGATGATTAAATGA
- a CDS encoding CDP-alcohol phosphatidyltransferase family protein, with the protein MMLQEKKPKDLLEDRIFTVSNFLSVSRVFLLPFFIHFTRKHMEAPRHGEYLLLAIGTCVLAVLTDYLDGFLARLLGQESILGRYLDPVCDKIVTVGGLSVIVHYYQFPLWILCVYLFREVLGVWLGGFLYLKRGIQGRPNWWGKFGVGLVAVTVLWYMTLPLLGDDYSQDHLFHHPEYSGYVLVTILIIGVVAYARRYWDIVFHPERVVLDPEDKKQKKKYQLV; encoded by the coding sequence ATAATGCTACAAGAAAAAAAACCAAAGGATTTGCTCGAAGACCGAATTTTCACTGTCTCGAATTTCTTATCCGTAAGCCGAGTATTCCTACTTCCATTTTTCATCCATTTCACTCGTAAACACATGGAAGCTCCGAGGCATGGCGAATACTTGTTACTTGCAATCGGAACTTGCGTCCTCGCAGTGCTAACGGATTATTTAGATGGATTTTTAGCGAGGTTACTCGGACAAGAATCCATCCTAGGAAGATATCTGGATCCGGTATGCGATAAGATCGTTACCGTCGGCGGTCTTTCCGTTATCGTACACTACTATCAATTTCCTCTTTGGATTCTCTGCGTATATCTATTTCGCGAAGTTCTCGGAGTTTGGCTGGGAGGATTTTTATATCTAAAAAGAGGAATCCAAGGTAGACCGAATTGGTGGGGAAAATTCGGTGTAGGCTTGGTTGCCGTTACAGTTCTATGGTATATGACACTTCCATTATTAGGCGACGACTATTCGCAGGACCATCTATTTCATCACCCGGAATATTCAGGATATGTACTTGTAACGATTTTAATTATCGGTGTTGTAGCGTACGCACGCAGATATTGGGATATCGTTTTCCATCCTGAAAGAGTCGTGCTTGATCCGGAAGACAAGAAGCAAAAGAAGAAATACCAGTTGGTATGA
- a CDS encoding LA_0442/LA_0875 N-terminal domain-containing protein — protein MFAKALNTIRFAILTFALIYSSHLFAMQSILLRNGNTIKGDVITQNEKTIQVRGQDGKIVNVSKRSILKVIYKEVTKDEEKKIRQEEERKVKEEPETVKEEPIIIIPPVPTPVTPSRSRWSVVWRSAVLPGWGHIYAGRKTTGIVYSGLLVSSLGYAAVSAKHAHSAKSDYDQASLTSTLIFGNSSIGLGSIYVSGKKSQYQHDVKEYNNSLAIVGAVYLVQLVHSYFTGGSWAKEDVVLSSDGTPIRNGIQWNAGYDRGASNSSTIGSSSVVGSTGRALYGEFRYSVLF, from the coding sequence ATGTTTGCAAAAGCCCTCAATACTATCCGTTTCGCGATATTAACCTTCGCTCTGATTTATTCTTCTCATCTTTTCGCAATGCAATCCATTCTTCTAAGAAACGGGAATACGATTAAAGGGGACGTGATCACTCAAAATGAGAAAACGATTCAGGTCCGTGGTCAAGATGGTAAGATAGTAAATGTCTCAAAACGATCCATCTTGAAAGTAATTTATAAAGAAGTAACCAAAGATGAAGAAAAAAAGATCCGACAAGAAGAAGAACGAAAAGTAAAGGAAGAACCTGAGACGGTTAAAGAAGAGCCAATCATTATTATTCCTCCTGTTCCCACTCCCGTTACGCCTAGCAGAAGCAGATGGAGCGTAGTGTGGAGATCCGCAGTATTGCCCGGTTGGGGCCACATTTACGCAGGAAGAAAAACGACCGGAATCGTCTATAGCGGTCTATTAGTATCAAGTTTGGGATATGCCGCAGTGTCTGCGAAGCATGCGCATTCGGCTAAATCCGACTATGATCAAGCGTCTCTTACGTCTACATTGATTTTCGGAAATTCTTCGATTGGCTTAGGAAGCATTTATGTAAGCGGAAAAAAGAGCCAGTATCAACATGATGTTAAGGAATATAATAACTCTCTTGCGATAGTGGGAGCGGTATATTTAGTTCAGCTAGTGCACTCTTATTTTACAGGCGGCTCTTGGGCGAAGGAGGATGTCGTGTTATCTTCAGACGGAACTCCTATTCGAAACGGAATTCAGTGGAACGCAGGTTACGACCGTGGCGCATCGAATTCGAGTACGATTGGTTCGAGTTCGGTCGTCGGGTCGACCGGGAGAGCTTTGTACGGAGAATTCCGCTACTCCGTCTTATTTTGA